Proteins co-encoded in one Jeotgalibacillus malaysiensis genomic window:
- a CDS encoding membrane protein, with protein sequence MTLPILPTLSTFFIVTSAVLVAIGWALVRKRKIEAHKKTMFAAAIAALTFFIIYMSRTIFMGNTAFGGPDEMKIYYTVFLVFHIILATTGAVFGLVTIWLGYKNRIKKHRKIGPVTSIIWFATATTGVMVYLLLYVLYDGGETTSVIKAILGT encoded by the coding sequence ATGACATTACCGATTTTACCTACATTAAGTACGTTTTTTATTGTAACCAGTGCAGTGCTCGTAGCGATCGGCTGGGCACTTGTCAGAAAGAGAAAGATCGAAGCTCATAAGAAAACGATGTTTGCTGCAGCTATTGCCGCATTAACATTTTTTATTATTTATATGAGCAGAACAATTTTTATGGGAAATACTGCATTCGGCGGTCCAGATGAGATGAAGATTTACTATACCGTTTTCTTAGTATTTCATATCATTCTGGCAACTACTGGAGCTGTATTCGGGCTTGTGACGATCTGGCTCGGGTATAAAAACAGAATTAAAAAGCACCGTAAAATTGGTCCGGTTACGTCTATCATCTGGTTTGCCACTGCAACAACCGGCGTGATGGTGTATCTGCTGCTTTACGTGCTGTACGATGGCGGAGAAACAACTTCTGTCATTAAAGCCATTCTTGGAACATAA